The following are encoded in a window of Massilia sp. R2A-15 genomic DNA:
- a CDS encoding BRCT domain-containing protein, producing MHPDQSKYFAFTGRARVEKFLNSLMGLIEGIAIDGTINHREISFLNRWLADHEEFQDRHPYNELMPVVKAAISDGVLSADEREDISWLCERLRSIEYYDKTTADLQRLHGILGGIIADGVVTEDELRGLSSWLDDHEHLRTCWPYDEIGSLITAIMADGKIDDQEQKMLTDFFSEFVQILDERTIVSPPIAQGPALIGLCAVCPEIGFVGQKFCFTGASTRHTRADLTAMVKRHGGEVVSSLTSTVAYLVICAEGNPCWAYACYGRKVERAVELRKAGSRLLLVHENDFHDAVADLR from the coding sequence ATGCATCCGGATCAAAGTAAGTACTTCGCTTTTACAGGGCGCGCGCGTGTGGAGAAGTTTCTCAATTCGTTGATGGGATTAATTGAGGGAATAGCTATTGACGGCACCATAAATCACCGTGAGATTTCTTTTCTCAATCGTTGGCTCGCCGACCACGAGGAATTTCAGGATCGCCATCCCTACAATGAGCTTATGCCGGTCGTGAAAGCTGCAATCAGCGACGGCGTCCTGTCCGCAGATGAGCGTGAAGACATTAGCTGGCTCTGTGAACGACTGCGTTCTATCGAGTACTACGACAAGACAACCGCAGACTTGCAGCGTTTGCACGGCATTCTTGGAGGTATCATCGCCGACGGCGTTGTCACCGAGGACGAACTTCGTGGTTTGTCGTCGTGGCTCGATGATCACGAGCATCTGCGAACTTGTTGGCCGTATGACGAAATTGGCAGCCTCATCACGGCAATAATGGCGGACGGGAAAATTGACGATCAGGAGCAAAAGATGCTTACGGATTTTTTCTCTGAATTCGTGCAAATTTTAGATGAACGGACGATCGTCAGTCCGCCTATTGCCCAGGGTCCGGCATTGATTGGTCTGTGCGCAGTGTGCCCAGAAATAGGATTCGTAGGACAGAAATTTTGTTTTACCGGCGCCTCGACCCGGCACACCCGCGCCGATCTCACCGCAATGGTAAAAAGGCACGGCGGTGAAGTTGTCTCATCACTCACGTCCACCGTCGCCTATCTGGTGATCTGTGCTGAGGGTAATCCTTGTTGGGCGTATGCCTGCTATGGGAGAAAAGTGGAGAGGGCGGTGGAACTTCGCAAAGCGGGTTCGCGCCTCCTGCTCGTCCACGAGAATGATTTCCATGACGCAGTCGCTGATCTCCGCTGA
- a CDS encoding site-specific integrase, giving the protein MPKLTHRYLESLTTQDCGEKVRDEGGLYGKIRPGTEGRISVTFYYRYRFDGKIKEFTCGTWPSDSLASIRLTRDTTRLKVAQGIDPVDEKKILKHQNELQIATLLSEIDVKRDDALTVQDLFDTWLTDGVRRKDGNAVLIRSFSADVLPTIGATRIVDLTEHDLRRILRALVARGVNRTAVTVRNNLKQMFSWAGKRQPWRRLLANGSPIDLIDIEQILSPEYDINKFRDRVLSADEIRELYAALQRLRNEHELQANKRYGPQPIEPTTELAIWIMLSTMCRVGELSVARWENVSFDRSEWFIPKTDVKGKYGSLTVYLSAFTLNQFRQLHRITGNSLWCFPSRLREDHIDTKSIAKQIGDRQVQFKKSRDGGPRQQMLNRPHDNFLVLGQGKHGAWTPHDLRRTGATMMQALGVSLDVIDRCQNHVLAGSKVRRHYLHHEYAEEKKAAWEMLGKRINVILGAQPQPH; this is encoded by the coding sequence ATGCCTAAGCTGACGCATCGCTATTTAGAATCTCTGACCACTCAAGATTGTGGGGAGAAGGTGCGTGATGAAGGTGGCCTGTATGGGAAAATCCGTCCTGGCACTGAAGGGAGAATATCTGTCACCTTCTATTACCGATATCGATTCGACGGAAAAATAAAAGAATTCACTTGCGGAACTTGGCCCAGCGATAGCCTCGCTTCGATCCGCTTGACACGGGATACGACTCGGTTAAAAGTGGCTCAAGGTATTGACCCCGTCGACGAAAAGAAAATTCTGAAACACCAGAACGAGCTTCAGATCGCGACTCTTCTCAGCGAGATCGATGTTAAGCGAGATGATGCGCTCACGGTTCAGGATCTGTTCGACACCTGGCTCACGGATGGGGTTCGCAGAAAAGACGGTAACGCGGTGCTGATTCGGTCCTTTTCGGCAGATGTCCTCCCCACTATTGGCGCAACGAGGATCGTTGACCTCACTGAACACGATCTCCGCCGCATCCTACGCGCATTGGTGGCTCGCGGCGTCAATCGCACTGCCGTCACCGTGCGCAACAACCTTAAGCAGATGTTCTCCTGGGCCGGGAAACGGCAACCGTGGCGTCGGCTCCTCGCAAACGGAAGTCCTATCGACCTCATCGATATCGAGCAAATCCTCAGTCCTGAATACGACATCAACAAATTCAGGGATCGGGTCTTGTCCGCCGACGAGATTCGAGAACTCTACGCGGCTCTGCAGCGCCTCCGCAACGAACACGAGCTACAAGCGAACAAACGATATGGTCCGCAACCGATCGAGCCCACCACCGAGCTTGCGATCTGGATCATGTTATCGACGATGTGCCGTGTGGGCGAACTTTCCGTAGCCCGGTGGGAAAACGTTAGCTTCGATCGGTCCGAATGGTTCATCCCGAAAACGGATGTAAAAGGCAAGTATGGCAGCCTTACCGTATACCTATCCGCCTTCACTCTAAATCAATTCCGTCAACTGCATCGCATCACCGGAAATTCGTTATGGTGCTTCCCTTCGCGCCTGCGAGAAGATCACATCGATACTAAGTCAATTGCCAAGCAGATTGGCGATCGCCAAGTACAGTTCAAGAAGAGTCGAGACGGTGGGCCACGCCAGCAAATGCTGAATCGACCGCACGATAATTTTTTGGTATTGGGTCAGGGAAAACACGGGGCATGGACACCGCACGATCTTCGCCGCACAGGTGCGACTATGATGCAGGCGCTCGGAGTGTCGCTCGATGTCATTGACCGTTGTCAGAATCATGTACTCGCTGGGAGCAAGGTTAGAAGACATTATTTGCACCATGAGTACGCCGAAGAGAAAAAAGCAGCATGGGAAATGCTTGGTAAAAGGATTAACGTTATCCTTGGCGCCCAACCGCAGCCTCACTAA
- a CDS encoding bifunctional diguanylate cyclase/phosphodiesterase, which yields MTTLAARGIARYIEAIHWFIPIEAQHEAAVLTRAQNVINAVVMAALSGPFYAAAYFALGFTAAAQEILLCCAFMFTAPFLMRATGSIVLAREVFLCAVFFNFTWLTFNLGGVNAPTVGWLITGPVVAMFLGGVSTAVFWLIMSCTAVAAIYTLPLFGIALPDHPVKDMALLYLLCDLGLYIVVVVFVLLFELTKTQGFIKLEQALKIINELAIRDELTGSHNRRHLIKLIESEKERTARLGSLFCLCLLDIDYFKRINDTYGHTAGDMVLKEFATTVQRQIRESDSFGRYGGEEFLLMLPQTSLDEAIVLAERVRISIEKMMFGDIARDLTVTVSIGVAEFRFGESIGQTVARADEALYQAKSGGRNRVVSYGEQTEVAPVLATAEAERLGPPTLPALRVFQAAQSDPLTGALNRSMLRDRLSHAMERAIRNNRLVALMLLNVNKFKEINDAFGYEAGDAILIRAAAMVRSALRESDTIARWGGDEFVVVLEDLVAESDAQQVAEKILDQFAMPFGVGDSECFVTLSIGIATYPGEDCDMDTLLKRADVAMVGAKAWGQNHVQTYTLATNIAPSERLALKNGLREALGAGQLFLEYQPQVDIATQQIIGVEALIRWQHPVYGRIEPSRFIALAEETGMIVPIGEWVLRSACIQNQQWRKAGLPPVKTAVNLSARQLKEPNLIDRIMQIVRETGIEPACLDLEITEGILIDNLELNHATMTRLRAHGLQISIDDFGTGYSSLNYLAELPADVLKMDGSFIKRLGQNAGGARSFAIAEAIIEMAHRLQLKVIAEAVETAEQLADLERMGCDAAQGYFFNRSMHPDKVRALLVLQAEQPAIPHSSVVQCKEST from the coding sequence ATGACGACATTGGCTGCACGTGGAATCGCCAGATATATTGAGGCGATTCATTGGTTCATACCGATTGAAGCCCAGCACGAGGCTGCCGTTCTCACGCGCGCGCAAAATGTCATCAACGCTGTTGTGATGGCCGCGCTGTCTGGTCCGTTTTACGCGGCGGCGTATTTCGCGCTCGGTTTTACCGCGGCCGCCCAAGAGATCCTGCTCTGCTGCGCGTTCATGTTCACAGCACCATTCCTGATGCGCGCGACCGGGAGCATCGTGCTCGCGCGTGAGGTCTTCCTGTGCGCGGTATTTTTCAACTTTACCTGGCTCACCTTCAATCTCGGCGGGGTAAATGCGCCGACGGTAGGTTGGCTAATCACCGGACCAGTGGTCGCTATGTTCCTTGGCGGAGTGTCGACTGCTGTCTTCTGGCTCATAATGAGCTGCACCGCTGTCGCCGCGATTTATACTCTGCCTCTTTTCGGGATCGCCCTGCCGGACCATCCCGTGAAGGATATGGCACTCCTGTATCTGCTTTGCGATCTCGGCCTTTATATAGTGGTCGTGGTGTTCGTTTTGTTGTTCGAACTGACCAAAACACAAGGCTTCATCAAGCTCGAACAGGCTCTAAAGATCATCAACGAACTGGCAATCCGCGATGAGCTGACTGGCAGCCATAACCGACGCCACCTTATCAAGCTGATCGAAAGCGAAAAAGAGCGCACCGCCCGCCTGGGCAGCCTGTTCTGCCTTTGTTTGCTCGATATTGACTACTTCAAGCGCATCAACGATACGTACGGCCACACGGCAGGCGACATGGTGTTGAAGGAATTCGCTACCACAGTGCAACGACAGATCCGAGAGAGCGATTCCTTTGGGCGCTATGGCGGCGAAGAATTTCTGCTGATGCTGCCCCAAACCTCGCTTGACGAAGCGATAGTGCTGGCAGAGCGCGTGCGCATCAGTATTGAGAAGATGATGTTCGGCGATATAGCGCGCGACCTGACAGTCACTGTGTCCATCGGCGTGGCGGAATTCCGTTTCGGCGAATCGATCGGCCAGACTGTCGCGCGCGCCGACGAGGCGCTGTATCAGGCCAAATCCGGCGGCCGCAATCGCGTCGTCAGCTACGGCGAGCAAACCGAAGTGGCGCCTGTCCTTGCCACCGCTGAAGCTGAGCGCCTTGGCCCGCCCACCCTGCCGGCCTTGCGCGTGTTCCAGGCCGCGCAGTCCGATCCCCTCACTGGCGCCTTGAATCGCAGCATGCTGCGAGACCGTCTCAGTCACGCAATGGAACGGGCGATTCGCAACAATCGTCTCGTTGCACTCATGCTGCTCAACGTGAACAAATTCAAGGAAATCAACGACGCTTTCGGTTACGAAGCCGGCGACGCAATCCTGATACGGGCCGCGGCAATGGTCCGCTCCGCGTTGCGCGAATCGGACACGATTGCCCGTTGGGGCGGAGATGAATTCGTTGTAGTGCTCGAAGATTTGGTGGCCGAATCCGATGCCCAGCAAGTGGCCGAAAAGATTCTCGACCAGTTCGCCATGCCGTTCGGAGTGGGCGACAGCGAATGCTTCGTCACTCTCAGCATCGGCATCGCTACCTACCCAGGCGAAGACTGCGACATGGATACACTGCTCAAGCGCGCCGATGTGGCGATGGTCGGTGCAAAAGCCTGGGGCCAAAACCATGTGCAGACCTATACGCTAGCCACGAATATCGCGCCGAGCGAGCGCCTCGCGTTGAAGAATGGCCTACGCGAAGCGCTCGGTGCCGGACAGCTGTTTCTCGAATACCAGCCACAAGTGGATATCGCGACGCAACAGATCATCGGCGTAGAGGCGCTGATCCGCTGGCAGCATCCCGTCTACGGACGGATTGAACCGTCGCGTTTCATTGCGCTAGCCGAAGAGACCGGGATGATCGTGCCGATCGGTGAATGGGTGCTGCGCTCCGCATGCATCCAGAACCAACAGTGGCGAAAAGCGGGTCTGCCGCCAGTAAAGACTGCGGTCAATTTGTCTGCGCGCCAGCTTAAGGAGCCGAACCTGATCGACCGCATCATGCAGATCGTCCGCGAGACCGGGATCGAGCCGGCCTGCCTCGATCTCGAGATTACTGAAGGAATTTTGATCGACAACTTAGAGCTGAATCACGCCACGATGACGCGCCTGCGTGCGCATGGCCTGCAAATTTCGATCGACGACTTCGGCACCGGCTACTCCAGCCTCAATTACCTCGCCGAACTGCCGGCCGACGTATTGAAGATGGACGGTTCGTTCATCAAACGCCTGGGCCAGAACGCTGGCGGGGCGCGCTCTTTCGCGATTGCCGAGGCAATCATTGAAATGGCCCATCGCCTGCAATTGAAAGTAATCGCCGAAGCCGTTGAAACGGCCGAACAACTGGCGGACCTCGAGCGCATGGGTTGCGACGCCGCCCAGGGATATTTTTTTAACCGTTCTATGCACCCGGACAAAGTGAGAGCGCTGCTGGTGCTCCAGGCCGAGCAGCCGGCAATCCCCCATTCGTCCGTAGTGCAATGCAAGGAAAGCACATAA
- a CDS encoding pyridoxal phosphate-dependent aminotransferase family protein — protein sequence MQNVSNRAGTDQNDTDAERAWEAEIDAMLASGALAGTAAQFAQPHGANLLGRMEQLEDWHARRSAHGVWQYARALDGAPHPIASIQDEAGVSARGINFASQDYLSLASHPVVAEAAARALQDAGPHSAGSAVLLGNTKTSLALEKAIGELVQTEHVTLFPTGWGAAFGAITALVQAQDHIVIDQFAHASLRQGASAATTNISINRHLDVAHVRELLAAIRARDAEHAILVVTEGLFSMDSDSPDLATLQASCHEYNATLMVDVAHDLGALGPDGSGCIGIQGMLGKIDLVMGAFSKTFSSNGGFVATKSRAVKRHLQLYAGPHMFSNALSPIQAGVVLQCVEIVRAEEGRLLRADLMRNVQALRKLLSADDLLCMGMPSAIVPVLIGSETVSRLVGKMLFKHSVFVNQVEFPGVPIGASRLRLQLMANHNIQQIKRAAAVIAGAVERATAAIDSGEARMQMRKVG from the coding sequence ATGCAAAACGTCTCGAACCGGGCCGGAACGGACCAGAACGACACCGACGCCGAACGGGCGTGGGAAGCGGAAATCGACGCCATGCTCGCAAGTGGGGCACTGGCCGGCACCGCCGCACAGTTCGCGCAGCCGCACGGCGCCAATCTGCTCGGCCGCATGGAGCAACTCGAGGACTGGCATGCGCGACGCAGCGCCCATGGCGTCTGGCAATATGCGCGGGCGCTGGACGGCGCGCCTCATCCGATTGCCAGTATTCAGGACGAAGCCGGCGTCAGCGCGCGCGGCATCAATTTCGCGTCGCAGGACTATCTTTCGCTGGCCTCGCATCCGGTGGTTGCCGAAGCGGCAGCGCGGGCCCTGCAAGACGCCGGGCCGCATAGTGCAGGTTCGGCGGTCCTATTGGGTAACACTAAGACCTCGCTGGCGCTGGAGAAGGCGATCGGCGAACTGGTGCAGACCGAGCATGTGACTTTGTTCCCGACTGGCTGGGGTGCCGCGTTCGGTGCCATCACTGCGCTGGTGCAGGCGCAGGACCATATCGTCATCGATCAGTTCGCGCACGCTTCGCTGCGCCAGGGCGCTAGCGCGGCCACCACCAATATTTCCATCAACCGCCATCTCGACGTGGCGCATGTGCGCGAATTGCTGGCAGCGATCCGCGCGCGCGACGCGGAACACGCGATCCTCGTAGTCACCGAAGGCCTGTTCAGCATGGATTCCGATTCGCCGGATCTGGCGACGTTGCAAGCGAGCTGCCACGAATACAATGCCACGCTGATGGTCGATGTAGCGCACGACTTGGGCGCGCTCGGACCCGATGGCAGCGGGTGCATCGGCATCCAAGGCATGCTAGGCAAGATCGACCTGGTCATGGGCGCGTTCTCAAAGACCTTCTCCTCGAACGGAGGCTTCGTCGCGACCAAATCGCGCGCCGTCAAGCGTCATTTGCAGCTTTACGCCGGTCCGCACATGTTTTCCAATGCCCTCTCGCCGATTCAGGCGGGCGTCGTGCTGCAATGCGTAGAAATCGTCCGCGCAGAGGAAGGCCGCCTGCTGCGCGCGGACTTGATGCGCAACGTCCAGGCGCTTCGCAAGCTGCTCAGCGCAGACGATCTGCTGTGCATGGGTATGCCTTCGGCCATTGTGCCGGTGTTGATCGGCAGCGAAACCGTATCACGGCTGGTAGGAAAAATGCTGTTCAAGCATTCTGTGTTCGTCAACCAGGTCGAATTCCCCGGCGTACCAATCGGTGCTTCGCGACTGCGCCTTCAGCTGATGGCCAACCATAATATTCAACAGATCAAACGGGCTGCGGCGGTGATTGCCGGAGCCGTCGAACGCGCGACCGCGGCTATTGACTCCGGAGAGGCGCGCATGCAAATGCGAAAGGTGGGTTAA
- a CDS encoding AMP-binding protein, translating to MDNNENTGCAPAEQPFLITERLRSHATHTPDRLAYTFLRDDGKIDEITYGELEQRSRALAATLARRAAVGERALLLYPAGLEFIIVYFACLFAGLIAVPATIPHKTRASRRLKGLLDDADPALILTRSDCEPAIRASLALVGAEMRTCLSTDNIALSDDFSGLPEINESMLAFLQYTSGSTAMPKGVEITHRNIASNAESIRQGFGFTPATVMVSWLPLFHDMGLIGSVVSPMYAGFHCVLMAPAAFLKNPILWLDAISNYRGTCAGAPNFGWDYCAKKITDEQKGRLDLSHLEVAYNGSEPIRASTLRNFIAAFGRCGMRPSALFPCYGMAETTLFVSGGPLGTEPQVRTVSKSLLEGNQIRDVAPGGDDARDIVSSGTIASSTSVVIVDPETCLPVSSQRVGEVWVAGPGVARGYWNKPEETAAAFGACLASTGAGPYLRTGDLAFMRDGELFITGRLKDLIIINGRNVYPQDVEEVIERSIDFIEPNMCAAFSVEIDFQERLAIVAEANRSLVRAAQQLAARDPGNKAEQLRAKDDYLGKIEAMAHNICKVIGQQFDVSVSSIVFVKPGTFPRTTSGKVQRTRCRDMALQGQLEVVYVMPGSIFDRRGTREIAAPPFRPEAPLAPTYLPQAPVAVQSKPSSTGNSADTADAMIHWFRDYAAKRLNSRIIDERRTIPPYVVLDLGNQGFFGLQIPARFGGKELDTVDLMRVLEQLAAVDLTIATLVGVHNGLGVRPILHAASPATREQLLPSLASGRQLAAFALTEPDAGSNPLAIRAQAVRTAGGWNVTGEKQWIGLGSWAGVTTVFAKAVDPAGGPLGITALLVTADNAGLSHGPESLTMGMRGMVQNTVLLNNAFVPDDQVLLSPGEGMEVGRDAMLFSRLGIGAMCVGAMKRCVQLMGRYASRRTIASGLLADHGVTVARLHELTCAIGACEALVYAIARRLDAGEAVPVEAYLACKTTTTELLGQSADWLVQMLGGRGYIESNGAPQILRDARVLRILEGPTETLYSHLGASLAHKHSPAIEFIGTALGRRELAQELVATVAQLQSALAQRTGMFSSSAQSAHWLEYRLGELAAQAFLLAAVESDGVASDAVWARQRFDSTAHAIAADIDGPVSNRAGAALLAQIGRYAEAIGDIDQLLPGELQRTDVLLQRAPDRVEAPAPVLQAATTAAPAPSEHRVPVSEMEGIVHDCVLKWILSENPRASQQIGIDTPFTSLGMDSLATASISFELEQRIGFAIIPELIYDNQTIGQLAAFIENRLLAQPGNSQQPTALAADLA from the coding sequence TTGGACAACAACGAAAATACGGGCTGCGCCCCAGCCGAGCAGCCATTCCTGATCACCGAGCGCCTGCGCAGCCACGCAACGCATACGCCCGACCGCCTGGCCTATACCTTCCTGCGGGATGATGGAAAGATCGACGAAATTACCTATGGCGAACTCGAGCAGCGCTCGCGAGCGCTGGCCGCCACGCTCGCACGTAGGGCTGCCGTCGGCGAGCGCGCCTTGCTCCTGTATCCGGCGGGCCTTGAATTCATCATCGTGTACTTCGCCTGCCTGTTCGCAGGACTGATCGCTGTTCCCGCAACCATTCCACACAAGACGCGCGCCTCGCGCCGTCTCAAAGGGCTGCTGGACGACGCCGACCCTGCCCTGATCCTGACGCGCAGCGATTGTGAGCCGGCGATTCGTGCAAGTCTGGCGTTGGTGGGCGCCGAAATGCGAACCTGTCTGTCGACCGATAATATCGCGCTGAGTGACGATTTCTCCGGCCTGCCGGAGATCAATGAATCGATGCTGGCCTTTCTGCAGTACACATCGGGTTCGACTGCAATGCCGAAAGGCGTCGAGATTACTCACCGAAACATCGCCAGCAATGCAGAGTCAATCCGCCAGGGCTTCGGCTTCACTCCGGCAACCGTCATGGTCAGCTGGCTCCCGTTGTTCCACGACATGGGTCTGATTGGCAGCGTCGTGTCGCCGATGTATGCTGGTTTTCATTGCGTGCTGATGGCGCCGGCGGCGTTCCTGAAAAATCCGATTCTATGGCTCGACGCGATCTCGAACTACCGTGGCACGTGCGCCGGGGCGCCCAATTTCGGCTGGGATTACTGCGCCAAGAAGATTACCGACGAGCAGAAGGGGCGGCTCGACCTGAGTCATCTCGAAGTCGCTTACAACGGCTCCGAACCGATACGCGCATCGACCCTGCGTAATTTTATCGCTGCGTTCGGCCGCTGCGGGATGCGACCATCCGCGCTGTTCCCGTGCTACGGTATGGCCGAGACTACCCTGTTCGTCTCCGGTGGGCCGCTCGGCACCGAACCGCAGGTCCGCACAGTGAGCAAATCGCTGCTTGAAGGTAATCAGATTCGCGACGTAGCCCCCGGCGGCGACGATGCCCGCGACATCGTCAGCTCGGGGACCATCGCCTCGTCGACCTCGGTCGTGATCGTCGATCCGGAAACCTGCCTTCCCGTGTCGAGCCAGCGCGTCGGCGAAGTCTGGGTCGCCGGTCCAGGCGTGGCGCGCGGTTACTGGAACAAGCCAGAGGAAACTGCCGCCGCATTCGGCGCCTGCCTGGCCAGCACCGGTGCCGGTCCTTACCTGCGCACCGGCGATCTCGCCTTCATGCGCGATGGCGAGCTATTTATCACGGGCCGCCTGAAAGACCTGATCATCATTAACGGACGCAACGTCTATCCGCAGGATGTGGAGGAAGTCATTGAGCGCTCGATCGATTTCATCGAACCGAACATGTGCGCCGCGTTTTCCGTAGAGATTGATTTCCAGGAACGCTTGGCAATCGTCGCCGAAGCGAATCGCAGCCTGGTGCGCGCGGCTCAGCAATTGGCCGCCAGAGACCCCGGCAACAAGGCAGAACAACTGCGCGCCAAGGACGACTACCTCGGAAAAATCGAGGCGATGGCGCACAACATCTGCAAGGTGATCGGCCAGCAGTTCGACGTGTCAGTGTCGTCCATCGTGTTCGTCAAGCCCGGTACTTTCCCTCGCACCACCAGCGGCAAGGTCCAGCGCACGCGCTGCCGTGACATGGCGCTGCAGGGCCAGCTGGAAGTCGTGTACGTCATGCCCGGTTCGATTTTCGACCGGCGCGGAACGCGCGAGATCGCAGCACCGCCGTTCCGTCCGGAAGCTCCTCTCGCGCCGACGTACCTGCCGCAAGCGCCGGTTGCCGTGCAGTCCAAGCCGTCTTCCACCGGCAACAGCGCGGATACCGCCGACGCGATGATCCACTGGTTCCGCGACTACGCGGCCAAGCGGCTTAACTCGCGCATCATCGACGAACGCCGCACGATCCCTCCGTACGTGGTGCTTGACCTGGGCAACCAAGGATTTTTCGGCCTGCAGATACCGGCACGCTTCGGCGGTAAGGAGCTCGACACCGTCGACCTGATGCGCGTGCTTGAACAGCTCGCCGCGGTCGACCTCACTATCGCCACACTGGTCGGGGTGCACAATGGCCTGGGCGTGCGCCCGATCCTGCATGCCGCGTCGCCCGCCACTCGCGAACAGCTGCTGCCGTCTCTCGCCAGCGGACGGCAGCTGGCCGCGTTCGCGCTCACCGAGCCCGACGCCGGCTCGAATCCACTGGCGATTCGCGCTCAAGCCGTGCGCACCGCTGGCGGCTGGAACGTCACCGGAGAGAAGCAATGGATCGGCCTTGGCTCGTGGGCAGGCGTAACCACGGTATTCGCCAAGGCGGTCGATCCAGCAGGCGGTCCGCTGGGCATCACCGCCCTGCTCGTCACGGCCGACAATGCGGGCCTGTCACATGGCCCGGAATCGCTGACGATGGGCATGCGAGGTATGGTGCAAAATACTGTGCTGCTGAACAACGCCTTCGTGCCCGATGATCAGGTCTTGCTCAGCCCAGGCGAAGGCATGGAAGTAGGTCGCGACGCAATGCTCTTCAGCCGCCTCGGCATCGGCGCAATGTGCGTCGGCGCGATGAAGCGCTGTGTGCAATTGATGGGACGTTATGCCTCGCGCCGCACGATCGCCAGCGGCCTGCTGGCCGATCATGGGGTGACGGTGGCGCGGCTGCACGAACTGACGTGCGCCATCGGCGCTTGCGAAGCTCTGGTATACGCCATCGCGCGCCGCCTCGACGCCGGCGAAGCAGTGCCTGTCGAAGCCTATCTCGCGTGCAAGACCACCACCACCGAACTGCTTGGCCAGTCTGCCGACTGGCTGGTTCAAATGCTGGGTGGGCGCGGCTACATCGAATCGAACGGCGCGCCGCAAATCCTGCGTGATGCCCGCGTGCTTCGGATTCTTGAAGGCCCTACCGAAACGCTGTATTCACACCTGGGCGCATCGCTCGCTCACAAGCACTCACCTGCCATCGAATTCATTGGCACCGCCTTGGGGCGCCGCGAACTGGCGCAGGAACTGGTCGCCACCGTGGCGCAGCTGCAGTCTGCCCTTGCGCAACGCACCGGCATGTTCTCCAGCAGCGCGCAATCGGCGCACTGGCTCGAGTACCGCTTGGGTGAGCTGGCGGCACAGGCCTTCCTCCTCGCTGCGGTCGAAAGCGACGGTGTTGCTTCCGACGCTGTCTGGGCGCGCCAGCGTTTTGACAGCACGGCGCATGCAATCGCCGCCGACATTGACGGGCCGGTCTCGAATCGCGCAGGCGCCGCGCTGCTGGCACAGATCGGCCGCTACGCCGAAGCAATCGGCGATATCGATCAACTGCTGCCTGGCGAACTGCAGCGCACGGACGTCCTGCTTCAACGGGCTCCAGATCGCGTCGAAGCGCCAGCGCCGGTGCTGCAGGCGGCCACAACGGCAGCGCCGGCGCCGTCGGAGCACCGCGTGCCGGTCAGCGAAATGGAAGGCATCGTTCATGACTGTGTGCTGAAATGGATCTTGAGCGAAAATCCACGCGCTTCGCAACAGATCGGGATCGACACCCCGTTTACCTCGCTAGGAATGGATTCCCTCGCCACCGCGTCGATTTCGTTCGAACTGGAACAACGTATCGGCTTCGCGATTATTCCCGAACTCATTTACGACAACCAGACCATCGGTCAGTTGGCCGCCTTCATCGAAAATCGCCTGCTTGCGCAACCTGGCAATTCACAACAACCTACCGCCCTCGCAGCCGACCTCGCCTGA